In Aerococcaceae bacterium zg-252, the genomic window GAAATTACGAATGTTTATAGTACAACACGTCAAGTTTATAATAATTTCGTTATGCTGTATCCAGAGTTTCAGTTTTATTTAGATGCTGATAAAAAGGAAGATGAATTGTATATTCGAATGTTCCGTAATCATTTTGAGCAAGTGCTAATTATTTTGCTGGATAATGCGGTGAAATATAGTACTGACCGTAAAGAAATTCATTTATCGGTCAGCACGACACTTTCCGAAATTGAAATTGCGATTCAAGATTTTGGTGAGGGAATGACAGAAGAAGATAAGGAACGTGTCTTTGGACGTTTCTATCGAGTGGATAAAGCTCGTTCACGAGATAAGGGTGGTAATGGGCTTGGACTAAGTATTGCACAACAACTAGTTCAAAGCTATAAAGGTGCTATTCGTGTCGAAAGTGTCTTGAATCATGGCTCAATCTTTTATATTAGCTTTCCAATATTGGATAATTCTCGCCAAATTTATAAGAGTAAACAAAAGGCGATTAAGAAAAATCTATAATGATGCAAAAAACGCTCTGAGAAATGTGGAATCTCAGAGCGTTTATTTTTTAGTTTTCTTTTGTCATTAATTGATTGATGATGAGGAAGAATAATACACCGGCTACTAAGGTAACAGTGTGACTCATACCTGTCATCGCAGCTAATAAACTACTTCTTTGACCACCTGTTACAGTAATCATGCCTTTGCCTAACATAACTAATGAAGATAAAATAATGCCACAGTTCAAAATCCAATAAAAAATATTAAATAATTTGTGTTGAGATAATGTAAATAATTTCTCTAATACTGCTAATAATAAATGGAAAACTGTTCCTAAAGCAAAAATAAATAAATAAAGAGATGACAATAATGAAGTGCCCTCAAAATGATGTTGTTTAGTAAATGCCAAATAGAAGACAGCTGCAGCTGTTCCTAGTACGGCATAGACTGTTGATGTTCTAACTAATTTTTTCACAAATAATTCCCCCTATTGTTTACGTTTGGCAGCCACAATGTCCACTTTAAAAAATTCTATGTGCGATACTCGTACTTCGATATTTTCTTCCAGTGGGTTGGGACTAAACGCCTTGCTCACACTATGTTTTAATTGTTGTTAATTTTTGAACAACGTGATAATTATAGCAAAATATTTCATTAATTGCGAGTGATTTGTGCTATAATAGACGCAAGAAATGGACGTCAAGGCAATTCGGACGAACCATAGGAGGTGAACGTTTTTGAGTGAAGTGCTTATTGTAGGACAGTTAGATGCGATTTATTTTGAAAATCCGACCAACTTATATAAGGTAATTCGTGTCATGGTTGATGATGAGTTGACGGAAGTTTTAACTCATTCGGAAATTGTTTGTACAGGGCAATTTGCCACCTTGCATTATGATACAATGTATGAATTTTATGGCAATTTTACAACACATCCTAAATTTGGTGAGCAATTTTCAGTGACACGCTATCAACAAATGGCTCCCACTTCTGAAAAAGGTTTAGTCGATTATTTATCAAGTGACCGTTTTAAAGGGATTGGGGGAGTCTTAGCACAACGTATCGTTGACCAATTAGGAATGGACGCAATTGAACTGATTATTCAAGACGGCGATGTATTAAAGTCGATAAAAGGTATAACCAGTCAAAAGCAACAGGATTTACGTGAGGCTCTACTGAAGTTTCAAGGAACTGAACGTGTTTTTATGCAGTTGAGCGAATGGGGATTCACTCCAAAGTTTGCTGATAAAATTTATCAAAAGTATAAGAGTGCGGCGATTGAGAAAATTAAAGAAAATCCATATCAATTAATTGAAGACGTAGAGGGGATTGGTTTTTCTAAGGCAGATTTGTTAGCAGAAATGCTAGGCATTGAACCGGATTCACTCGACCGTATAGTAGCAGCTTATTATACGGTGATTTTAGAGCATTGTTATCAAAATGGTGATACTTATTTATTGGAATCTATTAGTCGTCAGCAAACACAAAAATTATTAGAGAGTGCACGACCGTATTTGATTAGTGATGAGTTGATGAATTTGGCTTTGGATAAGGCGATTATGGAGAAGAAACTCGTTCGGATACTCGAGGGTTTGATGATTCCAAGTCTATATTTCGCTGAAATTGGGATTGCAGAACGTTTATATAAGCACATTCAATACGCACAAATTGAACAATTTGAAGAAAGTGTTATCGATGAGGCAATTCAAGAAGTTATCGAAACCACAGGTATTCAATATGACCAACAACAGCAGCAGGCATTGAAATTTGCAATGCAGTCACCTTGTTCGATTATTACTGGTGGACCAGGTACAGGGAAGACTACTTTAGTAAAAGGATTAATTGCCTTACACTCGATTTTACATGAATATGAGCTATCTTCTATAACGAAATATGGCGATTTTCAGCCGATATTATTGGCTGCACCTACTGGACGAGCAGCAAAACGTATGAATGAGATGACTGATTTACCAGCTCAGACGATTCATCGAATGTTAGGCTATACTCGAGATAGTAATGTGGAAGAATTTTCTAGCAGTGTTGAACTTGAGGGAAATTTATTAATTGTCGATGAGATGTCAATGGTCGATACTTGGTTAATGAACTGGTTAATTCAAGCGATTCCGTATCAAATGCAAGTGGTATTTGTAGGCGACCGAGACCAATTGCCGTCAGTTGGCCCAGGAAAAGTGTTTAATGATTTAATTGCCAGTCAAAGTATTCCGACGATTAAATTGGAGAAAGTCTATCGTCAGGGACAAGATAGTTCCATTATTTCCTTAGCACACGAAATCCGACAAGGAAAAATTCCAGCTGACTTATTAGACAAACAAATAGACCGTAGCTTTATTCCTTGTGCACCGAACCAAGTAGTTGATGTCGTGCGTCAAATTGTGGAGCAAGCTAAAAAGAAACAATATGACAGCACTAATATGCAAGTGTTAGCACCGATGTATAAAGGCCCTGCTGGGATTAATCAGCTGAATGAGCAGTTACAAGTTATTATGAATCCAGCGAAAAAAGGATTACGAGAAATTACTTATTTTGAGCAGACATTCCGAGTAGGGGATAAAGTATTACAATTGGTTAATAATGCTGAAGCTGATGTTTATAATGGTGACATTGGTAAAATTGTAGCGATTTTTAATAAAAATGAAACAGAATCGAATGTTGAAGAAGTACTGGTTGAATTTGAGCAGCGAGAATTAACATATAAACGTTCCGATTTAGACCAGTTGACTTTGGCTTATTGTTGTTCGGTACATAAAGCACAGGGGAGTGAGTATCCTTTAGTTATTTTGCCACTGGTTGATTTACATTCACGATTATTGCGTAAAGATTTATTATATACGGCAGTCACAAGAGCGAAACAGCGACTTGTATTAGTAGGAAATCCGAATAGCTTTGTAAAAGCAGCAACGAGCGCTACTGAACCACGTGCGACATTTTTAAAAGATATGATTCAACTGAAGATGAAGAACCAAGTTAAAAAAGGTGTTGAATTTGTAGCTGAAAATGAGCCGATAGCTGATGAAACAGTTTCGGAAGTAGCTGAAAGCAGTGTGGCTACTTTAGTGAAAACTGATGTTTCAGCTGAAAAAGAAACTATTGATGTCTTAACGGAAGATACAATTTGGTCGATTGACCCGATGATAGGTATGGACGGTATTTCGCCGTATGATTTTATGTAATTTTACTCTATTTTTTTATATTTCATAGTACCTCACTGAACAGACGTGATGTTTAATCTTACAGTCTTTTTGGTGAGGTTGTTGTTTTTCGCACCATTTATTTGTGAAATATTTATCTTTAAATAAAGTTGTAAATATAATATTTTTGACAAAAACAACAAAAAAATGTGAATTTTTTATCAAAAAGCTATATATTTTTTGAGAGATATATGGCATAATTTAGTTATAAAAAAGAAAGGCGGTTGCTTATGAAAGCGTATACTTATATTGGACCAGGAGATGCACAGTTTATTGAGAAAGAGAAACCAGTTATTTTAAAACCAACAGATGCAGTTGTTCGTATGACAAAAACAACTATTTGTGGTACTGATTTGCACATCATTAAAGGAGATGTTCCTGCTGTACAAAGTGGTACTATTTTAGGACACGAAGGTGTTGGTATTGTTGAAGAAGTTGGTGAAGCAGTTACAAACTTCAAAAAAGGTGATAAAGTTCTTATTTCATGCGTATGTTCTTGTAGTAAATGTTACTATTGTAAAAAAGGTATTTATGCACACTGTGAAGACGAAGGTGGTTGGATTTTCGGTCACTTAATCGACGGAACACAAGCAGAATACTTACGTGTACCACATGCAGATGCTACTTTATATCATACACCAGAAGGATTATCTGACGAAGCATTAACTATGTTATCAGATATTTTACCAACAGGATATGAAATCGGAGTTCTTAAAGGTAAAGTGACACCTGGTTGCAACGTTGTTATTGTTGGTTCTGGTCCAGTTGGTTTAGCAGCATTGTTAACTGCACAATTCTTCTCACCAGCGAAAATTATTATGATTGACCTTGATGATAACCGTTTAGAAACAGCATTATCATTTGGTGCAACTCATGCTATTAATTCTGCAAATGTTGAAGAAGCGATTCAAAAAGTATTTGAACTAACTGATAATCGTGGTGCTGACGTAGCGATTGAAGCAGTTGGTATTCCAGCAACATTTGACTTCTGTCAAAAAGTAATTGCGATTGACGGTACAATTGCGAATGCTGGTGTACACGGAAAACCGGTAGAATTTGACATTGATAGATTATGGATTCGCAACATCAATGTGACAACAGGTTTAGTATCTACAAATACAACACCACAATTATTACAAGCATTATCAGCAAATAAAATTCAACCAGAAAAATTAGTAACACACTACTTCAAACTAAGTGAAATTGAAAAAGCGTATGAAATTTTTGGTAAAGCAAGCGAGCATAATGCAATTAAAGTAATTATCGAAAACGATATTTCACCAGTTGAATAATATAAAGTAAAAAAATTACTCCAAGCCATTTAGTTGGCTTGGAGTTTTTGTGTTGTCTTATACTTCTTTAGGTAAATAAAAAGGATATTCGTCAACTGTAAATACTAGATGATTCGGATTTTTTTGACGCAATTCACCGTCAACTTGACTATAAATGGCTTGCTCAATCATAATTTCAGCATGTGTTCCGGAAAAATATTTAACATATTTCGAATTAGGCTCTTGTTTTTTTACAATGACTTGCCATAGGTATTTGATTAATTGCTTTAAACCAACTTGTTGGAAGACAAGAATACTGATTGTCTTATCTTCTGGTTTAATCTTTTGTGATAATTGAACACCACCACCGAAAAATGGGGAATTCATCACACAAACCAATTGGCAATCGTTTAACATTTCTTGTTGTTGATTGATCGTTAAGAGAGTATCGAAATTCTCTAATTTAAAAATACTCATGAACGCACAGAAAATATAAGAAAATTTTCCGTTCGCAAAACGTTTGAGTGGTGAGTGCTTTGGTAGTGATTTTGCATAATGAATCACTGTTCCGTCAAAACCAATACCAAGATTATTGATAACAATGTCTGATTTTTGCTGTTGAACATCTGTATAGCTAAAAATCGGAATTGATTGAATCGAATGATAAAGTAAATAAGAATCAATAATTTCACGTGTCGTCATGCCATGTTGCCATGTTCTTGCAAAGTCATTTCCCGTACCAGCTGGAATTACTGTTAATGCTGGTCGAATACCACATTGAATAAAAGTATTCACTACTTCATGTAATGTACCGTCACCACCGATAACAAATACATCAAAGCTATTCGGATTACTATTTTTGGCACAAATTTGTTTAACTATTTCAACGGCATGCCCAGCATATTCAGTAATAAACGAAATATGTGCAATATTTAATGAATTTAGAGTGAATTGTACTTCTTGTAATACTTCTTGCCCCTTACCAGAACCAGACATGGGATTGGCAATTAAATAAAGACGTTTATTCATAAGAAAACTCTCTTTCTAATTATTATTACATTCATTAGTTAGTATAACATGAAGTTTGTTTATATCGCTAGCATTAGGGGAGAAAAGGGCAGTGTCAAGGGAAAAAAGTTTTAAAAAAATAGTGAAGTGTTTACCTTGATATTTCCAATTGAATAAGATAGTATAAAAACATAGAAAGCGTTTTTACAGTTTGATGTTTGAGTAGGAAAAGTAAATGTACGGAATAAAAAATAGATGAAGTGAACTAGAATAGGAGGAGAGCAAATGGAATTGTCGACTGTTATTTTAATGTTGATTGTCGCGTCAAATTATCTTTTCGGTAATTATTTAAAAGCTAATATTCCAATTATGTGGCATTTATTAAATTGGCTATTGATAATTTTATTAGCTTATATGGCAGTGGATTATTTTAAGAAGAGAAAATAAAAAGATATTTATTAAGACTATATAACACCGGAATTTGCATGAATGGCTGGAATTCCGGTGTTATCTTGCGTAGATTGTGATATAATATGTAGCGTTGAATTAGAAGACACATTATGTGACACTAACATAGTGAGAGCGAGAGTGTTCTGGCTCGAATCACTGGAGCAAAAAGAGCCGGAGAGCGTCAGCACTCCAAACGATTTGCGAAGTGGACGTCGAGCCAACCCGAGCGAACCAGAATTAACATAGTGAGAGCGAGGGTGTTCTGGCTCGAATCACTGGAGCAAAAAAGCGTAGGAATGCGATAGCATTCAGAGCATGTTTGCGAAGTGGACGTCGAGTCAACCCAAGCGAACCAGAATAGGAGGTGATACGATGTATTTAGCACGTGTTGAGATGACAGGATTTAAGTCATTTGCAGATAAGACAGTTATTGAATTTGACCAAGGTATGACGGCTGTTGTTGGACCAAACGGAAGTGGAAAGAGTAACTTATCAGAAGCGATTCGTTGGGTGTTAGGTGAGCAATCTGCTAAAAGCTTGCGTGGGTCTAAAATGGAAGACGTCATTTTTAATGGGACGCAAGACCGTAAAGCCGTCAACTTGGCAAAAGTGACTTTGGTGCTGAATAATGAAGATCGCTACTTAGATTATGATTTTAGCGAGATTAGTATTACACGAAGCTATAATCGAAATGGCGAAAGTCATTACTATATCAATAATGAGTCAGTGCGTTTAAAGGACATCGTGGACTTATTACTTGACTCCGGTCTTGGAAAAAACAGTTTTGCGATGATTTCTCAAGGTAAAGTGGAAAGTATTTTCTTAAACAAACCAGAAGAAAGGCGAGCAATCTTTGAAGAGGCTGCTGGTGTACAAAAGTATCAGTATCGAAAAATTGAGGCCGAACGGAAATTGACTAAATCAAGTGACCATTTAAGTCGTGTCAAAGATATTATTCATGAATTAGAAACTCAATTAAAACCACTTAAAAAGCAACGTGAAACAGCGTTGAAATATCAAGAATTACAGGCAGAATTGTCAGATTTAGAGATTTCATTATATACGCATCAAATTACACAAAATCGACAATCTTGGATTAATGCGAAAGAGCAATTAGTGCAAGTGAACGAAGTGATTGATACATCGAAAGCAAAGGTGGCTGAAACGAGTTCAGCCATTTATGTCACACAGTCTAAATTAGACCAATTGCTAGAAACATTGGATTATGATAATGAAATGTATCAAGAGGCAGTGCGACATTTAGAGCAGACCAAAGCAAAATTACAAATGTTAGAGCAAGAGATACAGTATACTAAAGCAAATGCTGATGATAAGTCTGTACAATTTGAAGCACAGTTACAACAACACGAACAACTGCAAGAGCAATTATCCAAAATTGTAGCAGATATTTCAATTAGCGAAAAAGAAGTTGAGTCACTTCAATCGTCAATCAAGCAATTAAAATTGTCACAAAAAAGTATCGACGGCTTGAGTGATGAACAAATTGAGCAATTGCGTAATGATTTAATTGAGTTTTATCAGCAAGAAGCTCGTGCCAATAATCAAGCACAACAAGCGTTGAGTCAACAAACATATCATGAGAATCGTTTAAGTCAATCATTGGCAAAATATGAATTATCTAATGATACAGTTTCTAAGCGTCAAACACAATTAGAACAGACCGAAAAAGAGTTGGCACAACAAGAGACCTTGTTTCAAGCACATCAAGTCCAACATCAACAATTGACACAGCAATGGCAAGACATTCAACGTCAGCGTGAACAGTTACAACAAGCATTATTCCAACACGAACGTCAACAACATGCTTTAGAGGCAAAAGTTCAGTCATTAAAGCAAATGCAAGAAGATTATGCAGGTTATTTTGGTGGTGTGCGTGCCATTATGAAAAATGCCGATAGCATTAAAGGAATTGACGGAACGGTTGCTGATTTAATTCATGTCGAGCCAGTCTATCAAGTTGCGATTGATACGGCATTGGGTGGTGCGCTACAACATATTGTGGTAGCTGATGATGCAGCTGCACGTCGTAGTATTCAATTTTTGAAACAAGAGCGAGCAGGGAGAGCAACCTTTTTACCACGACCACATATTAAACCACGTTATTTAAATGACGCATTTTTAACTCAAGCACGTCAGTATGATGAATTTATTGGAACGGCAGTTGATATTGTATCCTTTGATGAACGTGACCGAGCGATTATTCAAAATTTACTTGGTTCTACGATTGTCATGAAGTCAGTAGAGCAAGCTCAAAAATTAGCTGTGCAATTAAATCATCAAGTGCGTATCGTGACATTAGACGGCGAAATTTTAATGCCAGGTGGTTCGATTAGTGGGGGTAGACAAAAGCAACAACAACATTCTATGCTAAGTCGTCAAACAGAGTTAGACCAAGCGATAAAAGCACTTGCAGCAGCAAATCAGTTAAAAGCCGAACAAGAAGCGAAATGGCAAAAAATTCAACAAGATGATGAACAGATTCGTCGTCAAGGTGAAGAAAGTCGTCAACAATTATCGCAGTATGAACAGACGATTTCTGTCTTGCAGCGTGAAGTGAATCAGTTGAGCCAAGAAGTTAAACAGGCTACCAATGAGCAAATTATTTTAAAAGATGAGATTAATCAATCGGAACAAGCGATAAAAGAATCATTGGCAGAACAACAGAATGCCAATGCACTAGCAGCGAAGATGAAGCAAGATATTGAGAATGCCAATCAATTATTAGAGCAATTGAATGTATCGCAATCAGATCGTAAGCAGCAATTGAATGAAATAACGCTGCAATTACAAAGTCTGACCACGCAAGAAGCTGTCAAAGCTACTGAATTACGTCAGTTACAAATGCAAAAAGGGCAGTTAACTGAACAATTACAGCAGCTATCAGATTTTATTCAGCATCATCAACAAACGAATGCGACTGATGTGCAACAATTATCACAATTAGAAGAAAATAAAGTAGCTTTAGAAGCAGCAATCGAGCAGTTGAGCTTGAATTTAACGACACAACAACAACAGATTGAACAACATCGCCAAAATCGTAGTGAAATGAATCATGCATTACGTGAATTGGAGTCCAACCAACAAGAAGAACAAGTTGTGGTTCAAGATTATTATCAAAGACAAGCGAAACTTCAAGCACAAATTGAAAAATTTGAAGAATTGATTGATAATCATTTAAATTATTTGAATGAAATGTATCAATTAAGCTATGAAGCAGCCATTGAAAAAGCAGTTGTTGTAGAATCATTCAAAGAAGTGAATGCTAAAGTCAAAACATTGCGTAAAGCCATTGATGCACTTGGCCCAATTAATTTATCAGCGATTGAAGATTATGATGCGTTAAACGAACGTTATCAATATTTATTGGAGCAACAAGAAGATTTATTATTGGCAATGGCACAATTGCAATCGACGATGGATGAAATGGACGCAGAAGTGATTAAACGTTTCAGCGAGGCCTTTAATCAAATTAATCAACAATTCAAGAAAACTTTTAAAGCATTATTCGCTGGAGGAGAGGCAGCACTTGAATTGACAGACCCTAATAATCTATTAACGACAGGTGTCGATATTATTGCACAACCACCAGGTAAACGAAAACAAAATTTAGCACTCTTATCCGGTGGAGAACGTGCCTTTACAGCAATTGCGTTGTTGTTTGCGATTTTAGAAACTAAGCCTGTACCATTTTGTATTTTAGATGAGGTGGAAGCAGCGTTGGATGATGCGAACGTATGGCGTTATGGTGAATATTTGCAGCATTTTACGGAGAATACGCAATTCATTGTGATTACGCACCGTAAAGGAACTATGGAACATGCGGATGTCTTATATGGTGTCACAATGGAACGTTCCGGTGTTTCCAAATTAGCATCAGTTCGATTGAGTGAAGCAAAAGAAATGTAAAAATGTTAACAACAATACGGTATGCAATTATTTTGGAATGCTTTTGCATATCGTATTCTTATATATTGGATAGAAAAAAGTAACTGATAGGAGTTGTTTATGAAACGAATTGAAACACCAACTGAAGTATTACAAGTACAAATTGAACGCATTAATGAAAAAGGTTTTGGCTATGCACATTACATTCATCCACCCAAAAGAGGGTCACAAGGTAAGCACCTGCACTTAAATATTCCATATACTGTTCCGGGAGATGTCGTACAAGTTACTGTTCCCAATGCCAGTGGTCGTAAAAAAGCGACATTAGATTATGATGCCATCATCAAACCAAGTCCGATACGGAATTTATCAATTCCAGAAGACGAAGAAGTAACTGGTGGGACGCCTTTAATTTATATGGATTATCAAGCCCAGTTAGAGTATAAGGAAAATCTTGTTAAAAACTTTTTAGCTGACAAAGGATTCGATACAGATGTGGTAAAACCAATTGTCGGAATGGATAATCCTAATCGCTATCGCAATAAAATGGAATTGAGCTTTGGGGCAAACAATGCATTAGGAATGCACCAACAAGGTAATTTTCGCAATGTTATTGATATGAAAGATTCCTATATTGCACCTGAAATTATGATTGAAGTCAAACAAATTATTCAATCATGGCAACACAAACATCAAATTTCAGGATATGAAAAAGAAACCCAAACTGGTGTCTTACGTCATTTATTGATGCGTCATTCGATTAAGACAAAAGAATTAATGATTGTGATTTATGCGACAGTCAGTCCGAGCGAATATGCTGACCAAATTGAAGAATTGAAACAGACATTAATTGCGACTTTTCCTAATTTGACCAGTCTACAATGGATTGTCAATGTCACATCGCTTGAACGTCTGTTTGCTGATGAAAAGCATTTGTTGCATGGTAGAGAGTATATGCTAGACCAGTTAAATGGTTTTGACTATCGTATTTGGCCAGATACTTTTTTCCAAGTGAATCCTGTTCAAGCTGAGAAAATGGTGCAAATTGCTATGGAAATGGCTGATGTTCAATCGGATATGCGTATACTTGATTTATATTGTGGTGTAGGAACATTTAGTTTACCACTGGCTAAGGCATGCGATGAATTAGCTGGTATTGAAATTGTCGAGTCTTCAATTCTATCGGCACGTCGTAATGCGTCGGATAATGCGATTGATAATACAACATTCTTTGTCAATGATGCCAAAAACGGTTTGCGTACATTGAATGATGATTGGGGTATGCCAGATATGTTATTAATCAACCCACCACGTAGTGGTGCTGGTGGTAAAGTTATGCGAGCAATTGGACGTTTTGGCACTGAAAAAATTATTTATGTATCATGCAGTCCGAAATCACTCGCTGAAGATTTGGTGAGTTTATTACCATTTGGGTATCAGTTGAAAGAAGTGGTGCCAGTGGATCAGTTTCCGCATACGAATCATGTGGAGTGTGTATGTTTGTTGACTAAAGCTCATAATTGATAGTTTGAAAATGTCTTGAAATAAGCGTGTATCCAAATTTTTAGCATTTAAATTCTAAGAAAAAGGGCTCTGTAAATATCCGAAAAAACAAGGAGGTTTTGTATTTGGATAGACAGAAGTGTTGACATCGGATGGAGTATACGGAAATGCTTATTCAAGATTTATGAAAAGAAATCAATAAAAAAGGTTAACAAACATATTTTATTACACAGCAAAATGAGTAGCCTATTTTAGAAAGGAAAGCTTCTTATGTCAGATAAAATAAGAGTGATACCAGCTAATACAAATGAGCTGGTGAAACACGTTGTTATTCATGCTCGTGTGAGTTGTAATAGTATGGAACAATTGGATAGACTCAAATTATAAATCTCCGGTCTTAAGAAGTTTGATTCAGAATAAAGAAATTGGAAACTTGTTGATGAAACTGGTCTTACAAGAAAAGCAGTTATCTAGATTCTTCAGGGGATTCAGCCTGCAACTTTCAATCAGTTCAAGAATAATCCAGAAGAATTCATCATTAAGGTATCAGCGCTAATCAATGTTGAAAAGGCAACTGCTATCACTCATAACATCACATACGATGTCATAGATGTATTTACTGACTCTACAATCAAAGGTCGCTTAGACGTAAATGTCATGAAGGAAAAGAAGACAAAGAAGCATATTGTTTATGATTCATCTAATGAGCAGGCATTTGCTACTGAATTAGATACAAACACAAACGTGGCAGTATATGTTTAATTATCAGATGGATTCTATATTTCA contains:
- the rlmD gene encoding 23S rRNA (uracil(1939)-C(5))-methyltransferase RlmD, translating into MKRIETPTEVLQVQIERINEKGFGYAHYIHPPKRGSQGKHLHLNIPYTVPGDVVQVTVPNASGRKKATLDYDAIIKPSPIRNLSIPEDEEVTGGTPLIYMDYQAQLEYKENLVKNFLADKGFDTDVVKPIVGMDNPNRYRNKMELSFGANNALGMHQQGNFRNVIDMKDSYIAPEIMIEVKQIIQSWQHKHQISGYEKETQTGVLRHLLMRHSIKTKELMIVIYATVSPSEYADQIEELKQTLIATFPNLTSLQWIVNVTSLERLFADEKHLLHGREYMLDQLNGFDYRIWPDTFFQVNPVQAEKMVQIAMEMADVQSDMRILDLYCGVGTFSLPLAKACDELAGIEIVESSILSARRNASDNAIDNTTFFVNDAKNGLRTLNDDWGMPDMLLINPPRSGAGGKVMRAIGRFGTEKIIYVSCSPKSLAEDLVSLLPFGYQLKEVVPVDQFPHTNHVECVCLLTKAHN